The DNA segment CTTAGACTCCAAGTCAATCGACATCACCGCACCCGGCTTTCCTGAAAACTGCTTAAGACTCAAAGTATAATTAGGATGGGACTTTAATCCTGGATAACTAACAGACTTTATTTTCGATTTTTTTTCAAAAAACACGCCCAGCTGCAAGCAATTTTCCACACATCTATCCACCCGAAGCGCTAAAATATCCATACCTAGGTTCATAAAATGAGCCGTATGCGCTGTCATACAAGCTCCCAAATGACGAAATATTTCCTTACGAATACGGGACACCAGTTCATTACCAGCAAAACGATGGGACCACTTGGTCAATGCTGGCATCTGCGACCAGTCAAAAACCCCATTATCCACAATAGCTCCTCCCACAGCAGCAGCTCCTCCCGAAATAAACTTAGTAGTAGACATCACCTCCACATCCACTCCAAAATCAGAAGATTTAAAAACATAAGGTGGGGTCAGTGTAGAATCCACAACCACAGCAACCCGATGCGCATGGGCAATCGTAGACAAGGCTGTAATATCAGCCACTTCCAACTGAGGATTGGTGATGGTTTCAAAAAAAAGAACACGTGTTTTTGCATCAATAGCCATCTCTACTTCTTGAGGCTGGCTCATATCCACAAATTTAACTTCTATACCCCAGGATGTAAGCGTATCTTTAAGCAAAGCATAAGTATGGCCAAACAAATGATCAGATGTTACTACATTACCCCCCGGTTCCACCAAGGCCAGTAGTGTATTTGAAATAGCTGCCATTCCAGACGAAAGTGCAACAACACTTTTGGCTTCAGTCACCTTTTTCAATTTCTTTTCGAAATACTCCACCGTTGGGTTTGATGTCCGACTGTACATATGCGCCACCTCTTTACCAGTAAACACCTCTTCAATATCCTGCGAAGTATCAAACTCATAAGCCACGCTATCATAAATAGGCATGTGCAACGAATTATAAACATCACCTTTAGGGAATGGGGTATGTAAAGCGCCAGTTGTATAACCTTGTTTCTTTGTCATGGTACGAATTTTATGAAGACAAAAAAATGACAAAAAAACAAGTAACACAAATTAATCACCTATGGTTTATCTTCGTTTCCGCACATCATCTTCCGAAACCACCTCACTTGCCGCCTCACTATCACTCCTGATATAATTAATCACGCCAGCTATCTCCCTATCGCTAAGGCCTCTATATGAAGCCATTACTCCCTTATACTTCACCCCTTCCACAATTATTTCTTCATTACTACCATTCAACAACACATCAATAAGGTAGTCTTTATTTCCTCCTACTCTTTTAGTATTCTTTAGTGGTGGATAAATTTTAGGAACCCCCATTCTATTTGCCTGATGACAAACTTTACAATTTCTATCATACACTAACTTACCTGCATCAAAGCGATCATTCCTTTTATCCATAGATGAGACAGGAGAAGACCACGCTTTGGCTTCCACTTTTTTTTCTTCTTTCTTTTGTCCACACCCAGAGAACATCAATACAAACAAGATACAAACTCCAACAACTAAAAATTTCATAAAAAAAACTTTACTTATTACACATTAAAACAATAAGATATCCCTATCTCCATAAACTTTCACCGGCAAAAAAATAGCTCATCTAAAAAAGTGAAGAACACAACACATTTACAACCTTTTAACAACACCAACGTTAAACCATAAAAAATAAACTATAAACCGGATAGTGAATAAACATTACGTTGATTAAAATGTTTTTTTCTTCGGGTAAAAACTAAGAATAAGATTTTAATATCTTTGCCGTCTTTTAAAAAAAATATGATGTCGATTAAATTAAGAATAATTTCAGGAGAAGACGAAGATTTTTTCAGGGAGATAGAGATTGGTAGCGAAGCGACTTTTCTTGTACTCCATAATTTCATTCAGGAAATACTAGATTTTGATGAAGGTCAGATGGCTTCTTTTTTTATCACGGATGAAGAATGGCAAAAGAAAGAGGAGATCACCCTGATGGACATGGCGCTGGATGAAACCTCCGATTCGTTTGTTATGTCAGACACCCCTCTGGGTCAGTTTATCACCAATAAAAAACAAAGGTTATTATATGTATTTGACTTCTTTAACGAACGTAGCTTATTTATAGAAGCTTATGAAGTAAGCACCGCTCTTTGCCCACACCCCCAATGCCTGAGATCGCAAGGGAAAGCACCAGAACAATTAGACATGAGTAATCTCTTATCTTTATCAATGGGAGAACCAAGCAACAATATAGATAACGACTACGACGAAGATATCTTTTCAGGATTAGAGGATGATGATTACGATCATGATTCTTTGATATCATACACCGATAATCTAGAAGACCTTTAGATAGCAGACAAAAGTTTAAAACGTATTGTATTTATCTTATGCCGTCAACAAAAAAAACGCTAATAGTAATCGTGGGACCCACTGGGATTGGCAAAACAAAAACAAGCATACAAATAGCCCAGCATTTCAAAACAGAGATTATATCAGCCGATTCGCGACAAATATTTAAGGAACTTAAAATTGGAACCGCCACACCTAGTGCTGAAGAACTAGCTGCAGCGCAACACCACCATATCGGATCCCACTCCATTCATGATTACTACAGCGCATGGGAGTTCGAACAGGATGCAATAGAACTGAGTGAACAGCTCTTCAAAAAATACAGTCAGCTGATACTAACCGGTGGATCAATGATGTATATAGATGCCGTATGCAATGGTATCGACGAGTTACCAACCATCGACCAGGAATTAAGAGAGCAACTGAAACAACAATATAACAACGAAGGCATAGACTCTATCCGACGACAACTCAAGCAGCTCGATCCTGTTTTTTACGATCAGGTTGATTTAAAAAACCACAAACGAGTGATCCATGCGGTAGAAATTTGTCTGATGACCGGCAACCCCTATAGCTCTTTAAGAACCAATACTACAAAACAGCGCCCCTTCGATATAGTGAAGATAGGACTCGAAATGGATAGAAAAGATATTTATGACAGAATCAATAAACGAGTAGACCTAATGATTGAGGCAGGACTGATAGAAGAAGCCAAGCAATTCCATCCTCAAAAAGAACTGAACTCATTAAATACCGTAGGCTACAAAGAACTATTTGCTTATTTTGATGGCGAATGTGATTTGCCCAAAGCCATCGAATTGATCAAAAGAAACAGTCGCCGTTATGCAAAAAAGCAACTGACATGGTTTAAAAAAGATAAAAAAACAACTTGGTTTGACCCCAACGATATAAATAAAATGATTAGTTTTATCGAACAAAAAATTTAATGCACCGGACTTTTATACTTAATTAATCTCACGGTTTACACCTTTTGTCCGGTGCGTTTTTTTTGCCACCACAATGGTATGAAAGGATCGCTCGGTCCACGCTTCTTTTTTAAAGGATCCATAAAAACGTACCTCACCAAAGAGACCATCGAGCATTTTATACAAGTCATCTTTTAAAATGGGTATCAATGGTAATGACTGCGAATAGGACTCGCCACTGTGCTTATCCTTCAGTTTCGTAGCAAAACGAATCACTCCATTCTCTTGCCGAACATAATCTCGGTCAAAAACATACTTATCACTTTCTATGGTAGGCAACTGAGAAATATCATTACCAATGACCCAGTCATAATTAACAAGCTGCAGCACAATAAAACCTCCGGTATGTAAAACCGATGCCACCGAGCGAAGGTATTCATTTACCTGGTCTATTGCAGGCAGATGAGCCAAAGTATTACCCAAACAATACACAAGGTCATAATAATTCGCCTTATAATGGTCTGTCACCTTAAGCAGGTCACCCGTAGCAAAATGCACATTAATAGCCTGCGGACACTTAAGTTTAGCCTTCTCGATCATACTTGTATCCAAATCGAAGGCATCCACAAAGGCACTCCTCCGCCCCAGCTCTATGGCTAAGCTTCCAGTACCACAACCACAATCCAACACTTTTTTACCCACCAAATCAGAAAACAACCCTTCCATCAAATGCGCTTGCATTTTATTTAAGGGAAATATTTCGTCGTAAGCCTGTACGATAGAACTATAAAAAGACATAATGCTTATTTTACACGTTTTTCAATCTGATATTTATTTCTTTCCGGATTATTTCTAGAAACCAACTCCGCTAAAAATCCAGCCACAAAAAGTTGCGTACCAATCACCATACTCGTAAGGGCGATATAAAAATATGCACTAGAAGTCAGTAAGGGTTCTCTAATTTGATGATACACACTATACAACTTATGCGCACCCAAATAAAGCGAAGAAAGAAAGCCTATCAAGAACATAAAGATACCCAGACCACCGAATAAATGCATAGGCCTCTTTCCAAACTTAGAAATAAAAGTCACAGAAAGCAGATCAAGGAACCCCTTTAAAAAGCGTTCGATACCAAACTTAGAAACACCATATTGTCTTTCACGATGAATAACGACCTTTTCGCCAATCTTCGAAAAGCCATTACGCTTGGCCAAAATCGGAATATAACGATGCATCTCACCATATACCTCAATACTCTTGACAACATCCTTTCTATAGGCTTTTAAGCCGCAATTAAAATCATGTAACTTGATCCCCGAGATATATCTGGCTGTTCTATTAAAAAGCTTACTAGGAATCGTTTTACCCAAAGGATCGTACCTTTTCTTTTTCCACCCGCTCACCAAATCATAACCATCCTCAATGATCATACGATACAACTCAGGTAATTCGTTCGGATTATCTTGTAAATCGGCATCCATGGTAATCACAACGTCACCTTCAGCCGCTTCAAAACCGCTGTATAAAGCTGCTGACTTACCATAATTCCTACGAAACTTAATTCCTTTCACCTCTTGATTTGCTACCGACAAATCCTCAATAACCTGCCATGAGCCATCATTACTTCCATCATCCACAAAAATAACTTCAAAGGAAATATTCAGGGGAGTTAACACTCCCCTGACCCATTTGTACAATTCTGTTAAGGATTCCTCTTCGTTAAAAAGCGGTACTACAATTGATAAATTCATTCCAAATATAATTTTCTATCCGACATTAAACAGCAGACACCGGATCTTTTTTAAGAATAGCTGAAATGATTAATGAGATAATCAGACCTCCAATTACAGCCCCTACAATTCCCAGAAGGGCCAATGATATGGGACTCATCATTACATTCATCACTCCCTCAATTTGCTCCAACTGAGCCTCGGGAACACCTGCCTGCAACTGTTGTTCCTGGGCAATAGATAACAATTCCTGATGTTTTGCAGGGTCGATAAAAGTAAAGAAAACATACGTAAATGCACTGGATAGAAAACCGCCTACCAATGTAATTAATACGCCAAGACTAACACCTTGTCCATACTTCATAACACCGTCATTTTCCTTTTCTTTGTAGCTTTTTAAGCCCAAAAAAATAAAAATGATAGTGATAACAAAGCCTAAATAACCAAAATACTTATCTCCAAGCATGCCACTATAATATGTAAGTAAACTGAATAATATAGATGCTATACCCAAATAAAGCCCATAAGTATAGACCGTTGAAGATTTTGAAGCTGCTTGTTCCATAATTTTTAAAATTTTACTTTAAGATTAGAATTACCTCAAAGATAAACTTTAATTAAATTGTTCATCATAATCACAGCAAAAAAAATCTTTCACATAAAATACAAGACAATCACTCAAAAAAACTTAAAAAAAAATACAAAAAATAACTCACTGATAACAAAGACTTTAAAAATACAACGCAAAAAAAATCTCATTTTTTTTAATTTTTTACTTGTCACGTATAGTATTTTTTCTACTTTTGCATCCGCTAAAGCACGGGTAAGTCCTGTACGACCAGCTCCCATTGAACTCCCCCAGGGCCTGACGGCAGCAAGGGTAAATGGTTGTAGCGGTGCGATGCAGACAGCTTACCCACCCGCCGATGTAGCTCAGCTGGCTAGAGCAGCTGATTTGTAATCAGCAGGTCGTGGGTTCGAGTCCCTCTATCGGCTCTTTAGTTTTTAACAAAGGTTAAAAGCATTAAATGTATTGAATTTATTGATTGGGGAGATACCAAAGCGGCCAACTGGGACGGACTGTAACTCCGTTGTCTTACGACTTCGCAGGTTCGAATCCTGCTCTCCCCACTAGAAAAATTGTTTTGAAGAAAACAACGCCGATGTAGCTCAGCTGGCTAGAGCAGCTGATTTGTAATCAGCAGGTCGTGGGTTCGAGTCCCTCTATCGGCTCTAAATATCAATAAGCGAAAGTAGCTCAGCTGATAGAGCATTAGCCTTCCAAGCTAAGGGTCGCGGGTTTGATCCCCGTCTTTCGCTCAACAAAAAGCCATCTGATTTAATTCGGATGGCTTTTTTTTTAAAAAGTTGCAAAGTTAGTAATTGTGGGATCTGGGTCAGTCCCAAAAGTTGGGTATAAATGTTGTTTATTGTTGTCATGCATTTTCTTGTTAATCTGGACAAGAAGAACTTTACATCAACAACACCTTTGAATTGTCTTCTGAAATCCTTTACTTTTGCATTGAACCCGAATGATGCATTAGAGCTCCGTAATAGATTTTCTAATGTATTTTCCGGGTTATAACTTCTCGCCAACGCAGGCCACGGCTATTGTTCTGGCCTACCCTACAATCCATTAAATCAGTTGATCAGTTTATGCAATCTTTTTCCCTGCAGTGGAACCTGCACTTTGGTCATACACTTCTAAAGGTTCAAATAACCAAACTCCCTTGCAAGGCAATCCTAATTTTTCAAGTTCCTTTTTCATTGTTTCAAAAAGAGAACCTTCTGTTTGGTGATCTTTTACCTTTCCAATTACCTGATACGACTCCATATCTTTAACTACTAATACTGCAACATTGGGGTTGTTTTTAAAGTTTTTAGCTGTTGTGTGCATCATAACTTCCGCAGCACAAATCAAATCAGGCTGTGGTGCCATAGTACTCCCAATAACAACTGTATGAGGAATCCCTGTCGTTGAAACTGATGTTAATACCTTAGTTGCTTCCTGACTATTTAAAAGTTTGATTACTTTTTCTGGTATGTTCATAATTTTTAAGAGTTAAATTTATTTTTAAAAACAACACAAAGTTAAATACTAAAATGGTTACTTTTGTGAAAATATTAATAATGTAACTAGTAACTTAAATGTAACTTAACATGTCTTGTACAAAATGTTCTGGAAAGGGAGATTGCGATTCCTTTTTTCATTAATGGTTCGCAAAAACCATTGCCCATCCCCCAAAAATAAATGCGCCTATTACAAAAACAAAAGTTACGAGCTTATATACAAAACGTTGCCATCCCTTTATTTTATCAAACTCTTTAAAGTATTTTTTATAAGCCTTTTTTTCGAAGGTAACAAAGTGAGTTATAATAGCAGCTATACCACCAAATCCTAGCATCACAGCCAAATCATAGCTATTAAAAAACACTAACAAACCTTTAAAATAATGCGCAACTACAAGATAAATCCCCAAAAAATAACAACCAGATGAACTAACATAAAGGCCATTAGCAAACTGAGTATTATATCCAATTTCTTTATCATTATTGAAATAATCCATAGCTTTCATTCCTTCTTTTTCTGCATTCTCTACACTGCCATATAGCCTTATAAGCCGTTTTCGAACTATAGGAATTTTTAACGCTAACCACTTAAAAGGGGAAAGAATAAAGTAAATAAATTTATCACTCCCCCCTCCAACAAATGCCATAAAGCGCCATAAGAAATAGTATATAATATTCAAAAATCTTTTCATGGTTGTATCAATTTTGTTTCGGGTGGTACGATTATATCATAGGCCGACTCGGCACTGTTTTCCATCACGGTACCAACAACCAAAGCACCTATCAGCCCCCCTACAAAAGACCCAATTATGGCACCCGGTATTGAACCAACACCCGCAATCCAGACTCCTATAGCCATTCCTTTTTTCATTAATGGTTCGCAAAAACCATTGCCCATCCCCCAAAAATAAATGCACCTATTACAAAAACAAAAGTTACGAGCTTATATACAAAGCGTTGCCATCCCTTTATTTTATCAAACTCTTTAAAGTATTTTTTATAAGCCTTTTTTTCGAAGGTAATAAAGTGAGTTATAATAGCAGCTATACCGAAGAATCCTAAAATAACAGCTAGAGTATAGCTATCAAAAAACACTAACAAACCTTTAAAATAATGCGCAACTACAAGATAAATCCCTATCAAATAAAAACCAGATGAACTAACATAAAGGCCATTAGCACATTGGGTATTAAGTCCAATATCTTTATCATTATTGAAATAATCCATAGCTTTCATTCCTTCTTTTTCTGCATTCTCTACACTGCCATATAGCCTTATAAGCCGTTTTCGAACTATAGGAATTTTTAACGCTAACCACTTAAAAGGGGAAAGAATAAAGTAAATAAATTTATCACTCCCCCCTCCAACAACTGCCATAAAGCGCCATAAGAAATAGTATATAATATTCAAAAATATTTTCATGGTTGTATCAATTTTGTTTCGGGTGGTACGATTATATCATAGGCCGACTCGGCACTATTTTCCATCACGGTACCAACAACCAAAGCACCTATTAACCCCCCTACAAAAGCCCCAATTATGGCACCTGGTATTGAACCAACACCCCCAATCCAGACTCCTATAGCCATTCCTGCTGCTGCTCCCATCTTTGCCCCCATAAATGCTCCACCAATCGATGCAACACCACCTACAAATTGTTTTTGTGCATTGTGACCAAAATTACCTCCGTCCTGTTCATATCCTCCATAAACTTCCTTTGCCTCTAAACCTACTGCAATCCATGGTGTTACTTTTTTTACTGCAGTCCCAATTCCTTTAAGTCCATAGGTTTTTACATATTGGTTGCCTCTAAAGGCACGTCCGCTTGGTTTTTCCCAATATATTTTTCGATTATTACCAATGGTGGAGTTTCTTGCATTATCTTTTAATGATCCGGCTAATGCATCAACAGCTGAGTTTACATAATTTAATCCTTCGAAAATATCCTCGCTTGATAGCGGTTTATAAACAGCCTCATTGTTTGCTAGAGGTTCAAAGTCTGCTAAATTAACCATACTGCTAGCTTGATAGCCATATTGCAGATTGGTTTTTACAGTTATTACATCGCCAGGGTAAATAAGGTTAGGGTTTTTTATATTATTTTCGTTTACTATTTGCTCAACCTTTACACCTAACTTATTGGCTATTACTGATAAATTATCCCCTTTTTTTACAGTATGCGAAACTTCTGAAATATTAATATTTACTGTTTTTTTGTAGTAAAGTACATTGTCATGTTGGTATTGATCCTCAATAATATCCATTCGGTCAATAAATATCATTGTGCCAAATCCATCATCTACATAACCACCATATGACACATTAAAATCTATAAGCTGCTTAAGTCGTGCAGAATCAATTGTATCAGGTTTCTGTTCCATAGCTTAAATGCAGTCCTACGCAAGCAGCATCTTTAAAAAATAGTTTTTTTAAGGGTATATCATTGGCATCGTACAAAACAAGCGCCCCATTTAAGTAGCTTGCTCTATTCATTGCCTAATTAAGTGTTTCCTGTGAGGGTAAACTTTCATAAGTAAGTGAAATGTCGCTTACCTTTACTCCTGTTTGGGCTTGCCCTTTTTCATCAATACCTTGATAAAATGAATAATCGCAGCTTATTAATTCACTAGCATTAATATTTAGAGCTGATACACTAGCATCGCTTAGCTCTCCCATTTTTAAAAACCATCTGTGTCCGTGCATAAAAATAAATAAGTTTAGGTTAGTATTCTAATTATTTAGTTTTGCAAATTATAAAAATAAATATCAAATAATAAATTATTCTGTTAATTATTTTCCGATGATTTAATTATTGTCATTGTAAATGCCGGAATCTACAATAAACACACGGACATATTGTTTATCAATAAGTTGAACTACAATATCTATCGAAATTTGTAGCACTAATGGCTCACAA comes from the Saccharicrinis fermentans DSM 9555 = JCM 21142 genome and includes:
- the tssD gene encoding type VI secretion system tube protein TssD, whose translation is MHGHRWFLKMGELSDASVSALNINASELISCDYSFYQGIDEKGQAQTGVKVSDISLTYESLPSQETLN
- a CDS encoding pyridoxamine 5'-phosphate oxidase family protein, translated to MNIPEKVIKLLNSQEATKVLTSVSTTGIPHTVVIGSTMAPQPDLICAAEVMMHTTAKNFKNNPNVAVLVVKDMESYQVIGKVKDHQTEGSLFETMKKELEKLGLPCKGVWLFEPLEVYDQSAGSTAGKKIA
- a CDS encoding DUF4199 domain-containing protein → MEQAASKSSTVYTYGLYLGIASILFSLLTYYSGMLGDKYFGYLGFVITIIFIFLGLKSYKEKENDGVMKYGQGVSLGVLITLVGGFLSSAFTYVFFTFIDPAKHQELLSIAQEQQLQAGVPEAQLEQIEGVMNVMMSPISLALLGIVGAVIGGLIISLIISAILKKDPVSAV
- a CDS encoding class I SAM-dependent methyltransferase; its protein translation is MSFYSSIVQAYDEIFPLNKMQAHLMEGLFSDLVGKKVLDCGCGTGSLAIELGRRSAFVDAFDLDTSMIEKAKLKCPQAINVHFATGDLLKVTDHYKANYYDLVYCLGNTLAHLPAIDQVNEYLRSVASVLHTGGFIVLQLVNYDWVIGNDISQLPTIESDKYVFDRDYVRQENGVIRFATKLKDKHSGESYSQSLPLIPILKDDLYKMLDGLFGEVRFYGSFKKEAWTERSFHTIVVAKKTHRTKGVNREIN
- a CDS encoding c-type cytochrome; amino-acid sequence: MKFLVVGVCILFVLMFSGCGQKKEEKKVEAKAWSSPVSSMDKRNDRFDAGKLVYDRNCKVCHQANRMGVPKIYPPLKNTKRVGGNKDYLIDVLLNGSNEEIIVEGVKYKGVMASYRGLSDREIAGVINYIRSDSEAASEVVSEDDVRKRR
- a CDS encoding glycosyltransferase family 2 protein; protein product: MNLSIVVPLFNEEESLTELYKWVRGVLTPLNISFEVIFVDDGSNDGSWQVIEDLSVANQEVKGIKFRRNYGKSAALYSGFEAAEGDVVITMDADLQDNPNELPELYRMIIEDGYDLVSGWKKKRYDPLGKTIPSKLFNRTARYISGIKLHDFNCGLKAYRKDVVKSIEVYGEMHRYIPILAKRNGFSKIGEKVVIHRERQYGVSKFGIERFLKGFLDLLSVTFISKFGKRPMHLFGGLGIFMFLIGFLSSLYLGAHKLYSVYHQIREPLLTSSAYFYIALTSMVIGTQLFVAGFLAELVSRNNPERNKYQIEKRVK
- a CDS encoding aminotransferase class V-fold PLP-dependent enzyme, whose protein sequence is MTKKQGYTTGALHTPFPKGDVYNSLHMPIYDSVAYEFDTSQDIEEVFTGKEVAHMYSRTSNPTVEYFEKKLKKVTEAKSVVALSSGMAAISNTLLALVEPGGNVVTSDHLFGHTYALLKDTLTSWGIEVKFVDMSQPQEVEMAIDAKTRVLFFETITNPQLEVADITALSTIAHAHRVAVVVDSTLTPPYVFKSSDFGVDVEVMSTTKFISGGAAAVGGAIVDNGVFDWSQMPALTKWSHRFAGNELVSRIRKEIFRHLGACMTAHTAHFMNLGMDILALRVDRCVENCLQLGVFFEKKSKIKSVSYPGLKSHPNYTLSLKQFSGKPGAVMSIDLESKSHCYRLMDALQVVRRATNLNDNKTLIIHPWSTIYAEFSDEEKLKMQNRDTMLRISVGIEDVEDLIADFEMALSKV
- a CDS encoding LysM peptidoglycan-binding domain-containing protein — encoded protein: MEQKPDTIDSARLKQLIDFNVSYGGYVDDGFGTMIFIDRMDIIEDQYQHDNVLYYKKTVNINISEVSHTVKKGDNLSVIANKLGVKVEQIVNENNIKNPNLIYPGDVITVKTNLQYGYQASSMVNLADFEPLANNEAVYKPLSSEDIFEGLNYVNSAVDALAGSLKDNARNSTIGNNRKIYWEKPSGRAFRGNQYVKTYGLKGIGTAVKKVTPWIAVGLEAKEVYGGYEQDGGNFGHNAQKQFVGGVASIGGAFMGAKMGAAAGMAIGVWIGGVGSIPGAIIGAFVGGLIGALVVGTVMENSAESAYDIIVPPETKLIQP
- the miaA gene encoding tRNA (adenosine(37)-N6)-dimethylallyltransferase MiaA, whose product is MPSTKKTLIVIVGPTGIGKTKTSIQIAQHFKTEIISADSRQIFKELKIGTATPSAEELAAAQHHHIGSHSIHDYYSAWEFEQDAIELSEQLFKKYSQLILTGGSMMYIDAVCNGIDELPTIDQELREQLKQQYNNEGIDSIRRQLKQLDPVFYDQVDLKNHKRVIHAVEICLMTGNPYSSLRTNTTKQRPFDIVKIGLEMDRKDIYDRINKRVDLMIEAGLIEEAKQFHPQKELNSLNTVGYKELFAYFDGECDLPKAIELIKRNSRRYAKKQLTWFKKDKKTTWFDPNDINKMISFIEQKI
- a CDS encoding IS1096 element passenger TnpR family protein, coding for MMSIKLRIISGEDEDFFREIEIGSEATFLVLHNFIQEILDFDEGQMASFFITDEEWQKKEEITLMDMALDETSDSFVMSDTPLGQFITNKKQRLLYVFDFFNERSLFIEAYEVSTALCPHPQCLRSQGKAPEQLDMSNLLSLSMGEPSNNIDNDYDEDIFSGLEDDDYDHDSLISYTDNLEDL